A region of the Patescibacteria group bacterium genome:
CAAAAAGATTGGTTCGAACTTCCGCATTGCCGACCGCACTTTGGTTTTGGATTTCAAAAATGCCTTCAAAATTGCGGAAAAATACCATGCCGAGGCGCTTTGCGCCGAGGCAATTTCTTACGATTTCACAAAAAGTGAAAATTGGCGGAGAGGCAGGGATTCGAACCCTGGGAACCCGTGAAGGCTCAACAGTTTTCAAGACTGTCCCTTTCAACCGCTCAGGCACCTCTCCGAAATAAATAATAATTTACAACAAATAATTTAAATTGGCGGAGAGGGAGGGATTCGAACCCTCGGTACGGTTTCCCGTACAACACCTTAGCAGGGTGCCCCTTTCAACCACTCAGGCACCTCTCCATTTTTTTATTTTTAAGTTTTTTAATTATATTATTTTGTTTGAGTCTTGTCAATTGTTTAAGTTTAGATTACAATAGATATATAAAGTTTTTAAAAAAATGGTAATTAAAAAAGAAAAATCTAATACACTTAAAATTAACAGGGTTTCGTCTGATAAAACTAAAAAACCTGTTATTAAAAAGATAGACAAACCAGCAGAAAAACAAAAAGATGAAATTATTGAGGCGATAGATTTAAAACCCCAAGAGGTGGTAAAGATTGAAACAACACAACCCGGTTTACCAGAGGGTGAACATGGTAAAATTTTTGCTAGTTGGCAGTTTTCGGAGTTTCCTCAATATCAAAGAGGTTTATTCTGGTATGGGGGCATGGGGATACTAACTTTGGGCTTGTTGATTTATTGTTTAATTGTCCAGAATTTTTTGTTGGCTTTAATTATCGTTTTAGTTCTATTCATTTTTTTTGTAGCTAGACGCAGAAATGATGGTGAAATAGATTTTCAAGTCACAGAGGATGGTTTACAAATTGGCGATGATTTTCATAATTGGCGCGAAATAGACAACTTTTATATTATTTACGAACCACCAGATATTAAAAGTTTATATATTAGTTTTAAAGCTTCTCTGCGTCAAGATTTAAAAATTCCTTTATTAGATAATAATCCGTTGATGGTTAGAAAGGTTTTATTAGAATATCTTCAAGAAGATTTAACCAAGGAAGAAGAGCCAGCAATTGATTTTTGGACTAGATTTTTTAAACTTTAGCCCTCGTAGTTCAATGGATAGAACGCGAGCTTGCGGAGCTTGTAATGTAGGTTCGATTCCTACCGGGGGTACCAAAATAACTTACAACGAATAACTTACAACTAATAATAGATAGTAATCGTGGTATCTTTATTAGGACAAAAGAGTATGGTGGGGTTAGAAACATTAATTAAAGATTTGCATCGGATTGGTAAAGTTACCACCAGCCGATTCAAAAAGTTGGGTGTGAATAAAGTTTCAGACCTTATTTTTTATTATCCATTTCGTTATGATGATTTTAGTCAGATAAAAAAAATTAATCAACTTCAAATTGGCGAGACGGCAACCATTAAGGGACAAATTGAATTAATCCATAACAAACGTAGCCCAGTTAAACACATGTATATTACTGAAGCGCTGATTAAAGATGAAACCGGTACATTGAAGGCGGTTTGGTTTAATCAACCCTTTTTAGCTAAAAATTTAAGTATCGGTTCCGAAGTTTATTTATCGGGGCGTTTAGATGAAGATTGGCAGGGCATTCAATTAATCAACCCATCCTATGAAAAAATTTATACTCAAAGTAAGCAAATTCACACTGCGGGGTTGGTGCCGATTTATCCAACTACTAGCAAATTAACTCAAAAACAAATTCGTTTTTTAATTAAGTTAACTTTTCCGCAAATAAAAAAAATTTCAGATTGGTTGCCAGAGTCGATTAAAAATCAGCATAATTTAATTGATTTAAATCTAGCTTTAGAACAAATTCATTTTCCGAGCGATAAAAGCAGTTTAATTAAAGCTCGTCAAAGATTAAAATTTAATGAATTATTTTTATTACAATTAGAAAATTTATTTAATAAGAAAAAATTACATTGCCAACCAGCTTATAAAATTAAATTTGATCAATCTGCTGTTCAAAAATTTGTTGCTCAGTTACCATTTAAATTAACTCCAGCACAAAAAAAATCTGCTTGGGAAATTATTCAAGATTTAGAAAAAAATTATCCCATGAATCGTTTATTGGAAGGTGATGTTGGTTCGGGTAAAACCGTGGTAGCTGTTATGGCAATTTTAAACGTAATTTTAAATCAACATCAAGTCGCGTTAATGGCACCAACTGAAATTTTAGCTCAGCAACATTTTAAAACTATTAGCCAGCTATTAAATTTATACAATTTTAAAATAGCTTTATTAACCCACACCCAGCATCAAGTTAATTTTAAATCAGAAATTACTCGTAATCAAATAATAAAAAAAATCAAAGCAGACCAGGTGGATTTAGTTATTGGGACACATACTTTAATTTCTAACACGCTTAAGTCTAAAATAGAGTTTGCTAAATTAGCTTTGGTAATTATAGATGAACAACATCGTTTTGGAGTAGAACAACGGGCTAAATTAATTCAGTCTGATTTAAAGCAAAAAGTTATGCCACATTTTTTAAGTATGACCGCTACGCCCATTCCCAGATCTTTGGCTTTAACTTTATATGATGACTTAGATTTATCAATTATTAATCAAATGCCGGCAGGTCGTAAAGAGGTTATTACGCGAATTGTTATGCCCAAAGATCGAATGAAGGCTTATCAATTTTTACGTAGTCAGATTGCCAATGGCCGACAAATTTTTGTAATTTGTCCATTGATTGACCCATCGGATAAACTAGGCGTTAAATCTGCTACCAGTGAATATCAAAAGTTAAATCAAGAAATTTTTCCTGATATTGCAGTCGGTTTACTTCATGGTAAATTAAAACCCGCTGACAAGGAAAGGGTTGTTCAACAATTTTTAGAAAATAAAATTAAAATTTTAGTTAGTACAACGGTGGTGGAGGTAGGAGTGGATATTCCCAACGCATCTTTAATGATGATTGAAGATGCTGAACGTTTTGGTTTGGCGCAATTATATCAATTGCGTGGCAGAGTTGGTCGAGCAGATTTTCAATCTTATTGTTTTATTTTTACTGAAAGTGATAATACTAAGGTTCGCCAGCGTTTAAAAGCTTTAGTTGAAGCTAAAA
Encoded here:
- the recG gene encoding ATP-dependent DNA helicase RecG, producing MVGLETLIKDLHRIGKVTTSRFKKLGVNKVSDLIFYYPFRYDDFSQIKKINQLQIGETATIKGQIELIHNKRSPVKHMYITEALIKDETGTLKAVWFNQPFLAKNLSIGSEVYLSGRLDEDWQGIQLINPSYEKIYTQSKQIHTAGLVPIYPTTSKLTQKQIRFLIKLTFPQIKKISDWLPESIKNQHNLIDLNLALEQIHFPSDKSSLIKARQRLKFNELFLLQLENLFNKKKLHCQPAYKIKFDQSAVQKFVAQLPFKLTPAQKKSAWEIIQDLEKNYPMNRLLEGDVGSGKTVVAVMAILNVILNQHQVALMAPTEILAQQHFKTISQLLNLYNFKIALLTHTQHQVNFKSEITRNQIIKKIKADQVDLVIGTHTLISNTLKSKIEFAKLALVIIDEQHRFGVEQRAKLIQSDLKQKVMPHFLSMTATPIPRSLALTLYDDLDLSIINQMPAGRKEVITRIVMPKDRMKAYQFLRSQIANGRQIFVICPLIDPSDKLGVKSATSEYQKLNQEIFPDIAVGLLHGKLKPADKERVVQQFLENKIKILVSTTVVEVGVDIPNASLMMIEDAERFGLAQLYQLRGRVGRADFQSYCFIFTESDNTKVRQRLKALVEAKNGFELAEKDLEFRGPGEIYGTQQSGYLNSLKIARLSDVQIIQQTKQVAQDLLKDDPNLNYHPELKSKIENLEKVIHLE